In the genome of Candidatus Omnitrophota bacterium, the window AAAAAGACTTACGGGCAATTGCCGCCTTCGCGAAAGAAAACAAGTATGAGAAAATCGGTGTGATCGGGTTTTCCCTTGGCGCGGCGATCGCGTTGATCGAAGCCAGTTTACATCAGAACATTGATAGCGTGATCGCTGTCAGCTCTCCGGCAGACTTAGGGAGTATCAATTTCCATTTTTGGGAAAAAGATATGTGGGAAGATCTAAAGCTCAATTTTGGGTTCAAGGGGTGGGGGAAGGGCGTCAGGTCGGGCAGTCCATCTTTACAAAAGGTCCGGCCAAGTGATATCGTTGATAAGATATCACCTACGCCGGTTCTTTTCCTTCATGGTGAGAAAGACTGGTTAGTCAAGACCAGGCATAGTCAGTTTTTATTTGCCAAGGCAAAAGGCCCCAAGGCCTTGACGATTATTAAAGATGGCGGCCATGCGGAAAGGATGTTTGATGCTGCGCCTGATCAATTTATGAAAATATGCTTAGACAGATTCAGGGAAACTTTATAAGGGGTCAATAACAATGAGCAAACATGCTAAATTTTATATTTTGCTGACATTAGTTACGGTCCTTTTTACTCTTTTTATGTACAGTATCGGTGTTGTGATCCTGGGCGCAGCCATTTTTCCAGGCGTATATTTTCTTTATCAGATCTGGGCGCATACGGATCAATTGAGCGCGATTTTAAGGATTTTGTATTTTTGTTTTGGATTTGTGGGGGCATATTTTTTATCCGGCGTCATGCTCATGTTGCTCGTCAGTCTTGTCAGGATCATTTTTCGGTTAAAATTAAAAGAAGGAGAATTCGCTGTCGGTTCACCCGAAATATTCAAATGGGTTTTTGTTAATGCATTTTTTATGGTTGTAAAAGTCGTTTTTTTGGATTTAATTTTGCTGACACCGTATTGTGCTTTATTTTATCGATTGATGGGAGCTAAAATTGGCAGTAATGTCCTGATCAATTCAAAAAATGTTGGGGACCTTTCATTGTTAGAGATCGGGGATAACTCGGCCATCGGCGGCAGCGCTACGATCATTGCCCATTCCTTTGAAAAAGGCGGGTTGAAGCTCCAAAAAGTCAAAATCGGAAAAAATGTTATTATTGGATTAAACTCTGTGATCTTTCCTGGAGTAGAGATCGGGGATAATGCTGTGGTCGCCGCAGGAGCGATCGTCCCTAAAAATACACATGTGGCCGCCAACACCACTTTTTTGGGAGCGTAGGGAAGAAAATAATAACATATGGAATATTTCTCGATAGTCGCAAAATGGGTCTCAGAAAAAGCCGCGCAATCATCCGTGAGCTTCGCGGCGTTCCTGATTGTTCTGGTTTGGGGAATAGCCGGACTGCCGCTTCATTTTAACGTGATATGGCATCTCATGATCAGCACGCTCGCCGCGGTGAT includes:
- a CDS encoding DapH/DapD/GlmU-related protein, with the translated sequence MSKHAKFYILLTLVTVLFTLFMYSIGVVILGAAIFPGVYFLYQIWAHTDQLSAILRILYFCFGFVGAYFLSGVMLMLLVSLVRIIFRLKLKEGEFAVGSPEIFKWVFVNAFFMVVKVVFLDLILLTPYCALFYRLMGAKIGSNVLINSKNVGDLSLLEIGDNSAIGGSATIIAHSFEKGGLKLQKVKIGKNVIIGLNSVIFPGVEIGDNAVVAAGAIVPKNTHVAANTTFLGA